One region of Salvelinus namaycush isolate Seneca chromosome 3, SaNama_1.0, whole genome shotgun sequence genomic DNA includes:
- the LOC120043705 gene encoding charged multivesicular body protein 6-like — translation MGNVFGRKSRPSRVTEQDRAILQLKQQRDKLKHYQKRVTLQLEKERSLAKQLLKDGKKEKALVLLKKKRYQDQLLDKTEKQISNLERMVQDIEFVQIEMKVIEGLKVGNDCLKSMHEAMSLEDVERIMDETQDAIEYQRQIDEMLSGSLTQEDEDAVLSELEAITQGEDVELPEVPTEPLPEVPEPAETEPERRPARNKENREMLAA, via the exons ATGGGAAACGTTTTCGGGAGAAAGAGTCGCCCTTCTCGAGTTACAGAACAAGACCGAGCGATTCTG CAACTGAAACAGCAGAGAGATAAACTGAAGCACTACCAGAAGAGAGTCACCCTgcagctggagaaggagaggagtctGGCCAAGCAGCTGCTGAAGGATGGAAAGAAAGA GAAGGCACTGGTTCTTCTCAAGAAGAAGCGTTATCAGGATCAACTGCTAGACAAGACTGAGAAGCAGATATCAAACCTGGAACGCATG GTTCAAGACATTGAGTTTGTCCAGATCGAGATGAAAGTCATTGAGGGGCTGAAGGTTGGAAATGACTGTCTGAAGAGTATGCATGAG GCCATGTCACTAGAGGACGTGGAGAGGATCATGGATGAGACCCAGGATGCTATAGAATACCAGAGG CAAATAGATGAGATGCTGTCAGGCTCCCTGACTCAGGAGGATGAGGATGCTGTGTTATCTGAGCTGGAGGCTATCACTCAG GGTGAAGATGTAGAACTTCCAGAGGTCCCCACTGAGCCTCTACCAGAGGTCCCAGAACCAGCTGAGACAGAGCCAG AGAGAAGACCAGCAAGGAACAAGGAGAACAGAGAGATGCTGGCAGCGTAG